The Sulfurimonas aquatica genomic sequence GAATATCATCTTCATAAGTCATAAGTGGCGTTATATCACCACGCACTAGATAACTTCCATAAAGATTTGCAACTGAAGTTGAACTCTCTAAAGAGTAGATAAAGTCTGATTTTGTATTGATTTTCACTTTTTCAAGTTCAGCTTTTGTAACCTCTGTGTTTTTCATAAGTTCTATTTGCTTAATCAGCTCTTTTTCAACCTCTTCAGCTTTAACGCCAGGGTTACACGTCGCCATAAATATAAAAAGAGCTGGATCTATATTTTCCATATTGTAAGCATAAACACTATTTACAAGATGTTTTTTATTTACAAGTTCTTTATATAAACGCGAGCTTTTTCCAGAGTAGAGGATTTCTGAGATTACACTCAATGTTACTTGGTCTTTGTGCTTAAAGTCAGGAATATGAAAAGTAATAGCGAGCATTTCAACTTCACTATCTTTATGAACTGTTACGCGTTTAGCACCATCTTGTTCTGGTTCAACAAATTTGAACTCAGGTATAGCAGCACTATTTTTTATCTTGCCAAAGGCTTTTTTAGCGCGTTTAAAGACGTCTCTAGGATCTACATCACCTGTTACCATTAAGATGGCATTACTTGGCTGGTAGTAAGTCTTATGGAAATCTTGAATATCTTTTAACTCCCAAGTTCTTATATCATTCATAAAACCAATAGGAGTCCAGTGGTATGGATGGTAAAGGTAAGCATTGTTAAAGAGTCTAAAGTAAAGGTAACCAAGTGGAGAGTTATCTGTTCTCCAACGTCTCTCTTCAGTTACAACATCGCGTTCAGGTTGAAACTCTTCATCTTTAAGGTTAAGGTTTTGCATAAGTTCAGCATATAAATCTATAGATTTGTTAAGATTTTTTGTACTTGATTTTATATAGTAGTGAGTATAGTCAAAGCTAGTTGATGCATTGTTAACTCCACCAACACTCTTTACCTCTTTGTCAAACTCTCCAGATTGAAGGTTCTTAGTTGATTTAAAATTCATATGTTCAAGCATATGTGCTATACCAGTTTTTCCCATTACTTCGTTACGACTTCCGACCTTATAAAAGATATCAGTAGAGATAACATTTGTATTGTTATGAAGTGGAATAACTACTATTTGTAGTCCATTTTTTAGAGTTTGAGTCTCGTATTTTGGTAGTGAAGATGCCATTAGTGTTCCTAAAGTTAGTATTAGTGTTAAAAATATTTTTGTTATTTTCATTATTTTCTATCGATTCCGATTGCCTCAGTGATATTTGTGTATCCGTCCGCTTTTAGTAGTTCAACTAAACCTTTGTTTATGTTCATAATCATATCAGGACCATGAAAAACAAGACCGCTATATATCTGAACAAGTGAAGCTCCCGCTTTTATTCGCTTGTACGCTTCTTCTGCAGAATCTATACCGCCAACAGAAATTAGTGTAGTTTTACCATAAAGCTCTTTTGCTATAGCTTCAAAGATTTTAAAACTTTGCTTCTTTAAGACTGCGCCGCTGAGTCCACCTATCTCTTTAGGCTCTTTTACAAGTGAGTAGTCTATAGTGGTGTTTGTTGCGATGATACCATCAGCGCCTTTTTCTACCGCCATTTTTGTAAGTGTAACAGCGTCTTCTATCTCCATGTCAGGAGCGATTTTTAAAAGAATTGGCATTTTTGTAAGCACTTTGGCTTGTTTGAAAAGTTCACCAATAAACTCTTCATTTTGCAAGTCGCGAAGACCTGGAGTGTTTGGAGAAGATATGTTGATAACAAAGTAGTCACCAAGACCATCAAACGCTTTTATAAGATGTGTATAGTCGTTTATGGCATCTTTCTCAGCTGTTACTTTGTTTTTTCCTATATTTACACCTATTGGCGTTGAAAATGGAAATCTCTTTTTGAGTCTTTTGATGACTTTTAGGGCACCTTCATTGTTAAAGCCCATAGCATTTTGAAGAGTCTCTTCTTCTATATGGCGAAACATTCTAGGTTTTGGGTTTCCATCTTGTGGCTTTGGCGTTACGGTGCCTATTTCAGTAAAACCAAATCCAAGAGTTTGAATCCCTCTAATCATCGTAGCATTTTTATCAAATCCTGCACCAAGTCCTACTGGATTTAAAAAAGTACGACCAAAAAGCTCTTGGTTTAAAATCTCATCATTTATAAAGTGAGACTCTAAAAAAGAATTAAATGGAATCTGGCATATATTTGGAAGTCTTAGCACAGATGCAGCTAAGTGGTGGGCATTTTCTGGTTCTAGTTTAAAAAGGAGTGGTTTTATAGATTGATAGTTTATCATTGTGTGATTATACCTACTAGTAAATTTGGAGAGATTGTACTAAAAATTTGCTAAGTAACTAATAAAACTAAGACTCTGTATACTCAGTTCTAATTTCAAGAAATTTATCTAAATTTTCAAAGAAAAGATCTACAAGTTGTGGGTCAAAATGTTTACCCCTCTCTTTTTTGAAGTACTCAAGTATATCATCTAATGGCCATGCCTTTTTGTAATATCTATCACTTCCAAGTGCGTCAAAAACATCTGCTATAGCTGTAATGCGACCATATATATGAATTTTATCCTCAGACAAGGCATCAGGATAACCTGTTCCATCCCACTGTTCATGATGCTCTTTTGCAACTATAGCGGCTGCCTTAAGAATAGGGCGTCTAGAATCTTTTAAAATACCATAACCTATATCCGCATGGGTCATCATTATTTTCCATTCATCTATCTCAAGTTTCCCTGGTTTTTTCAAAATAGAGTCTGGTATACCTACTTTTCCAATATCATGCATAGGTGAGGCTGAATAGAGAATCTCACACTCCTCTTCACTCAGTCCAACTAGACTAGCAAGAAGTTTAGAGTAGAGTGCTACACGTTTTACGTGGTAGCCGGTCTCTTCTGATCTACTCTCTCCTATCTCTCCCATTTTATAGATAACCTCTTTTTGGGTCTCTTCTATCTCTTGGTGAAACTCGACAATTTTTGTTACATCATGCCTAATGGCTAAGTACTCAAGAATATTTTCATTATCATCAAATATTGGAACAATTGTAGTGTCTAAATAGTAAATGTCTCCATTTTTGGATCTATTACGTAACTGACTATTCCAAATTTTACCTGATGTGATGGTACTCCATAACTCTTTGTACTTTTTAATAGGAGTAGATGGGTCTTTGACAACTCTATGGGTATTTCCTATGAGTTCAGACTCAGTATAGCCAGAGATTTCACAAAATGCTCTATTTACGTAAGTAATATTTCCATTTATATCAGTACGTGAGAGTATGTTACTTTCATCTATCGCTCTTTCGTACTCTTTAGCGTTTTTCATTGCTTGTGAAAAATTTTGATTTGAGATACTTAAATCAGTTGCAAGTGAATTTTTTTCATTTTCTATATTAGTGATATCAACCATTATAGACATATACTCGATTATATTGCCACTATAGTCTAGTATAGGGTTTATAACACTATCTAGGGCATAGGTATTGCCATCTTTACTTATGTTTTTTATGATTCCGTACCATGTTTTTTTGCTTTGTACAGTTTGCCATAGATCTTTAAAGAGAGTGTCAGGCATATCTTTATGTCTATAGATTGAGTGTTTTTGCCCGATAAGTTCAGCCTTTGTATAGCCAGATAAGCGGGTAAAGTTTTCATTTACATAAGTAATAACACCTTTTGTGTTAGTCCGAGTTATGATACAACTTTTCTCAAGTGCATTGTTATAGTGGTTTAACATATTTCTTTGCATAAGTATGTTTCTATTTTTTCTATCTGCTTCGATAGCGAGGTCTACTTTTAAGACTAACTCTTCAATATGAAAAGGTTTTTTTATGAAATCAAAAGATCCTGCTTTAAAACTATCTCTAACTAATTCTGGCGTTTGATATCCTGAGAGAATCATTATAGGAATATGAGAGAGCTTTTTATTTTTTTTGATTCGTCTAAGTAGGTCTAGTCCATGTATATCTGGTAGTTCCATATCTAGGATTATTATACTTGTCTGTGTTGAAGAGATTTTATCTAACCCATCTTTAGAAGTGAGAGCTGAGATAGTATTATAGTTTCTAATGCGGAGGACACTGTTTATATGGTCTTGTAAAAACTCAGAGTCATCTATAATCAAAATAGTCGATTGTTTATTTTTTTCTAGCTTTTGGATAGTTGTGTGTATCTCAGATACTGCATCATTAAAGTACTTATCTTTTACTATGTAATCAAGTATTCCATCTCTAAAAAGAGACTCTCGTTGCTCTATGTCAGTTTCTGATGTAAGTATGATGATTTTAGCATCTGTAAGAGAAGTTATTTTGTTTACAAGTTCATATCCTGAACCATCAGGGAGGTTTAAATCTAGGAGAACATAATCATAAGTCGATTCATTTAAAAAAGCTGATGCTTCATGAAGTGTATGTGCTTGATCGCAGTTATATTCAAATCTATCTAAAGTCTTTTTTATGGAGTTATTTATAAATTCACTATCTTCAACTATTAATATTTTATAATCTCGAATAGTTTCATTAGAACTGAATAGATTAGAATCTAACATCGATACCTCTTGTGAATAAAATTCATATTTATAAATGTTAACATAAATTTGTTGCATTAAGACTTTATTTTAAAGAACTTCTTTTAAATATGAGGTTTTTTAAACTTTTTTCTTCATCGTCACTTGCAAACTCTTCTAGATTTTCTAGTTTTTTTATAAACTTAAAACTTGGTGACCATTCACTTATTAAATCGATGATGAAACTACTCTCTAGGTTGGGTGAATTTAAACATGAAAGCAGTATACAATCTTCGCTTGCTATTTGTGGTAGTTTTTTTATAATCTTTTCATAATCTTTAGTTGCTTCAAAGCTTCCTCTTTGAAAGGTGGGAGGATCGATGATGATTAAATCAAATGGACCCTTGCGTTTAAGTGAAGAGAATGATTTTAAAATGTTATAAGGAAGGTAACTCACGCCACGAGGGTCTAACTCATTTAAGGAGTGGTTTGCCATTCCTGCTTTTAAAGCTCCCTTACTCATGTCAACATTAACTACTTCATATGCCCCGCCAAACTTTGCAGCTAAAGAAAATGCACAAGTGTAAGAGAAGAGATTGAGTACTTTTTTATCTTTAGTATTTTCACGAACAAACTCTCGACCATTTTTCATATCTGGAAAGTAGCCACTATTTTTATTTGAGAGGAGGTTGAGTTTTATTTTCATACCATTTTCAACTACATAGATATCATCCGAGAGTTCACCGACCAAAACTTCACTAGGAGAACCTGGAAGATAACGCAGCTGCACCACTAAGGTTTCATATCTTGACGCATTGGTAAACTCTACAAGCATATTTAAAAGTTCGCTTTCACTCTCTTCTTTAAAATAAAGTGCGACGCTTAAGATAGTGTCAATAGAATCAATAGTAAGGTGCTTCCAACCATCATATAAGCCACCACGACCATGAAAAAGTCTTTTAAACTCCTCATTAGTAGCTTGTGATTTTTCTACAAGGTGATTTTTTATATCTTCTACTCTCATTAGACCTTTTCCCAGAAGCTACCTTGTGGTGTATCCATTAAGTTAACGCCAAATGAGAGTATCTCATCACGTAGAGTGTCTGAGAGCTCAAAGTTTTTCTCTTTTTTTGCTTCGTCGCGTTTGGCAATAAGTGAAGTTAATTTCTCTTTTGTATCTTCATCCATACCAAATTGAAAATACTCAAATGGATTTTTAACACCAAATCCTAAAATAGTCTCTATATATTTTAGATTTGAAATAGTCTCTTTTTTTAGCAGTTTATGTTTTCCCGGAGTGTCAAGGGTTTCATTGGCATTAGATATCATCTCTTCAATGAGCGCTAAAGCAGTAGAGACATTCATGTCATCACTTAAAGCAGCTAAAATCTCCACTTGAAACTTACTGCTCTCCGTGTTGTCGGCAAGACCAAAGAGACGCTTTTTAAGTCGATAGATCTTATCTAGACGTTTTTTTGCTGTGCTCAGATCTTCTGAGTTAAAGTTAAAGTTACTTCTGTAGTGAGTACTAAGAAGATAAAAACGCAGAACCTCTCCGTCGTACTCTTTTAGAGCGTCTTTAAGAAAAAAACTATTTCCTAAAGACTTTGACATCTTCTCTCCATCTATATTTACAAAACCATTATGCATCCAGTAGTTTGCAAGTTTGTGGTTTGAACTACATCTTGTTTGAGCTGCTTCATTTTCATGGTGAGGAAAAAGTAGATCCGCTCCACCACCATGAATATCTACTGCCGCACTTGTACCTTCTTGAGCAAGATGTTTTTCTATCATAGCCGAGCACTCCAAATGCCATCCAGGACGGCCAGGACCAAAAGGAGAAGGGTAGGTTATAGTATCATCTTTTACAGATTTCCACATCGCAAAGTCGGCGCTATTGCGTTTGAGTCCGGAGCTTTCAACTCTCTCTTGCTTATCCTCTTCATCTTGAATGCGTTTTGAAAGAGTTAAATACTCACTATCACTTGCAGTATCAAAATAGACATCGCCCTCAGAAGTTACATAAGCATGGTTGTTATCTATAAGCTTTTGTATCATCTCTATCATTGCTTCTATATTTTGTGTCGCTTTAGGCTCTATGTCTGGTTTATTCACACCAATAGCTTCCATCTCTTTATGAAATGATGCTGTATAAAAATCTGTAATTTCTTCTATGCTTTTGTTTTGCTCTATCGCTTTTTTGATGATTTTATCGTCAATGTCCGTGATATTTCTTGCATAGGTAACGTCATAGTCATTAGCGCGAAGAACTCGCGTTAAAAGGTCAAAAACCAGTGCAGATTTTGCATGTCCTAGGTGAGCATCATCGTATACTGTTGGGCCACAAACATATAGAGATACTTTTCCCTCTTGTAGTGGATTAAACGCTAACTTTGTTTTTTGTACTGAATCATATATTTTCATTTAGGTTTTCTCTAATCTCTTTTATTAAATTTATATTTTCAACCCACTCCGTAGGGATTTTCATATCGTCTTTTGTTGCTAAAATCATTGCTACAACCATGCCCCTTGCTGAACTATCGCCACCCGCTTTTGCATTTTTTTGCATGATGTTTTTAAAACTATCATCTTGAGCTAAAAGGTGAATAACGCCAGCGAATCCACCATCTATGCCACAAGCAGGCCCAAAACTTCTAATGCTTTTTACGCTATCTACATCTTTACTAGCAAGCGCTTCTTCTATCCACTTTTTTAAACTTGGATAACTCTCTTTTAACTTTTGTATATTTTCAATGATGTTAGGATTTTGCATAGAGTCCCAGAGTAGTTGGGCAAAAAATCTTGTTGATGTTTTAGCGAGTTCACTATTATGCGTTATCTCTACAAACTCATTTACAGAGTTTAAAAACTCCTCTTTTGTTTTTGAACAAATAAGTAGGGGAGCTATACGACCACATATGCTTAAGTCACTTGATTCACCAC encodes the following:
- the cysS gene encoding cysteine--tRNA ligase; the protein is MKIYDSVQKTKLAFNPLQEGKVSLYVCGPTVYDDAHLGHAKSALVFDLLTRVLRANDYDVTYARNITDIDDKIIKKAIEQNKSIEEITDFYTASFHKEMEAIGVNKPDIEPKATQNIEAMIEMIQKLIDNNHAYVTSEGDVYFDTASDSEYLTLSKRIQDEEDKQERVESSGLKRNSADFAMWKSVKDDTITYPSPFGPGRPGWHLECSAMIEKHLAQEGTSAAVDIHGGGADLLFPHHENEAAQTRCSSNHKLANYWMHNGFVNIDGEKMSKSLGNSFFLKDALKEYDGEVLRFYLLSTHYRSNFNFNSEDLSTAKKRLDKIYRLKKRLFGLADNTESSKFQVEILAALSDDMNVSTALALIEEMISNANETLDTPGKHKLLKKETISNLKYIETILGFGVKNPFEYFQFGMDEDTKEKLTSLIAKRDEAKKEKNFELSDTLRDEILSFGVNLMDTPQGSFWEKV
- a CDS encoding quinone-dependent dihydroorotate dehydrogenase — protein: MINYQSIKPLLFKLEPENAHHLAASVLRLPNICQIPFNSFLESHFINDEILNQELFGRTFLNPVGLGAGFDKNATMIRGIQTLGFGFTEIGTVTPKPQDGNPKPRMFRHIEEETLQNAMGFNNEGALKVIKRLKKRFPFSTPIGVNIGKNKVTAEKDAINDYTHLIKAFDGLGDYFVINISSPNTPGLRDLQNEEFIGELFKQAKVLTKMPILLKIAPDMEIEDAVTLTKMAVEKGADGIIATNTTIDYSLVKEPKEIGGLSGAVLKKQSFKIFEAIAKELYGKTTLISVGGIDSAEEAYKRIKAGASLVQIYSGLVFHGPDMIMNINKGLVELLKADGYTNITEAIGIDRK
- a CDS encoding M16 family metallopeptidase, with amino-acid sequence MASSLPKYETQTLKNGLQIVVIPLHNNTNVISTDIFYKVGSRNEVMGKTGIAHMLEHMNFKSTKNLQSGEFDKEVKSVGGVNNASTSFDYTHYYIKSSTKNLNKSIDLYAELMQNLNLKDEEFQPERDVVTEERRWRTDNSPLGYLYFRLFNNAYLYHPYHWTPIGFMNDIRTWELKDIQDFHKTYYQPSNAILMVTGDVDPRDVFKRAKKAFGKIKNSAAIPEFKFVEPEQDGAKRVTVHKDSEVEMLAITFHIPDFKHKDQVTLSVISEILYSGKSSRLYKELVNKKHLVNSVYAYNMENIDPALFIFMATCNPGVKAEEVEKELIKQIELMKNTEVTKAELEKVKINTKSDFIYSLESSTSVANLYGSYLVRGDITPLMTYEDDIQKVTAKKVQKVANKYFDFKKSTTLILKK
- a CDS encoding ADP-ribosylglycohydrolase family protein, which gives rise to MNKQITNSILASLAADAYSLGAHWVYDEAQLNALNIDWETLNDAQAMWHKGKVKGDFTHYGDQTHYLLEYVSKHGSFNKEDFHAYWSKKMSDYDGYIDGATRNALENMGGESSDLSICGRIAPLLICSKTKEEFLNSVNEFVEITHNSELAKTSTRFFAQLLWDSMQNPNIIENIQKLKESYPSLKKWIEEALASKDVDSVKSIRSFGPACGIDGGFAGVIHLLAQDDSFKNIMQKNAKAGGDSSARGMVVAMILATKDDMKIPTEWVENINLIKEIRENLNENI
- a CDS encoding response regulator, coding for MLDSNLFSSNETIRDYKILIVEDSEFINNSIKKTLDRFEYNCDQAHTLHEASAFLNESTYDYVLLDLNLPDGSGYELVNKITSLTDAKIIILTSETDIEQRESLFRDGILDYIVKDKYFNDAVSEIHTTIQKLEKNKQSTILIIDDSEFLQDHINSVLRIRNYNTISALTSKDGLDKISSTQTSIIILDMELPDIHGLDLLRRIKKNKKLSHIPIMILSGYQTPELVRDSFKAGSFDFIKKPFHIEELVLKVDLAIEADRKNRNILMQRNMLNHYNNALEKSCIITRTNTKGVITYVNENFTRLSGYTKAELIGQKHSIYRHKDMPDTLFKDLWQTVQSKKTWYGIIKNISKDGNTYALDSVINPILDYSGNIIEYMSIMVDITNIENEKNSLATDLSISNQNFSQAMKNAKEYERAIDESNILSRTDINGNITYVNRAFCEISGYTESELIGNTHRVVKDPSTPIKKYKELWSTITSGKIWNSQLRNRSKNGDIYYLDTTIVPIFDDNENILEYLAIRHDVTKIVEFHQEIEETQKEVIYKMGEIGESRSEETGYHVKRVALYSKLLASLVGLSEEECEILYSASPMHDIGKVGIPDSILKKPGKLEIDEWKIMMTHADIGYGILKDSRRPILKAAAIVAKEHHEQWDGTGYPDALSEDKIHIYGRITAIADVFDALGSDRYYKKAWPLDDILEYFKKERGKHFDPQLVDLFFENLDKFLEIRTEYTES
- a CDS encoding class I SAM-dependent methyltransferase — encoded protein: MRVEDIKNHLVEKSQATNEEFKRLFHGRGGLYDGWKHLTIDSIDTILSVALYFKEESESELLNMLVEFTNASRYETLVVQLRYLPGSPSEVLVGELSDDIYVVENGMKIKLNLLSNKNSGYFPDMKNGREFVRENTKDKKVLNLFSYTCAFSLAAKFGGAYEVVNVDMSKGALKAGMANHSLNELDPRGVSYLPYNILKSFSSLKRKGPFDLIIIDPPTFQRGSFEATKDYEKIIKKLPQIASEDCILLSCLNSPNLESSFIIDLISEWSPSFKFIKKLENLEEFASDDEEKSLKNLIFKRSSLK